The Nocardioides humi genome includes a region encoding these proteins:
- a CDS encoding DUF3152 domain-containing protein, protein MRLLLGLLLALTGVLAVPAAADELPPLTQVQPPSFQGKRTYGKVLKARPGAWAPAPERVSYQWLRDGVPIPGEVRRKHEVAPEDVGHRLDVVVVVGATGYADTATQVRVGKVKHRVKVRRTVRYSVRTRGGVGGVDVADFRRLAQETYDDPRGWRAKGVRFKQVKHGGAFTLWLSEARLVPSFSRSCSTQWSCRVGRNVVINVDRWRGASPAWNRADRSLRDYRHMVVNHETGHWLGYGHASCPRRGAPAPVMMQQSKGTGGCRFNPWPTPAELRRR, encoded by the coding sequence GTGAGGCTCCTCCTCGGTCTCCTGCTGGCGCTCACCGGCGTCCTCGCCGTCCCGGCGGCGGCCGACGAGCTGCCGCCGCTGACCCAGGTCCAGCCGCCGTCGTTCCAGGGGAAGCGGACGTACGGCAAGGTCCTCAAGGCGCGGCCCGGTGCGTGGGCGCCGGCGCCGGAGCGGGTGAGCTACCAGTGGCTGCGCGACGGCGTCCCCATCCCGGGGGAGGTCCGCCGCAAGCACGAGGTCGCGCCCGAGGACGTCGGGCACCGGCTCGACGTCGTGGTGGTCGTCGGCGCGACCGGGTACGCCGACACCGCGACCCAGGTGCGGGTCGGGAAGGTCAAGCACCGGGTGAAGGTGCGCCGGACCGTCCGCTACAGCGTCCGCACCCGCGGCGGCGTCGGCGGCGTGGACGTCGCCGACTTCCGGCGCCTCGCCCAGGAGACGTACGACGATCCGCGGGGCTGGCGCGCCAAGGGTGTGCGGTTCAAGCAGGTCAAGCACGGCGGCGCGTTCACGCTCTGGCTCAGCGAGGCGCGGCTGGTGCCGTCCTTCTCCCGCTCGTGCAGCACCCAGTGGTCGTGCCGGGTCGGCCGCAACGTCGTGATCAACGTCGACCGCTGGCGCGGCGCGTCACCGGCCTGGAACCGGGCCGACCGCTCGCTGCGGGACTACCGCCACATGGTCGTCAACCACGAGACCGGCCACTGGCTCGGCTACGGCCACGCTTCGTGCCCCCGCCGCGGCGCGCCCGCGCCGGTGATGATGCAGCAGTCGAAGGGCACCGGCGGCTGCCGCTTCAATCCCTGGCCGACGCCCGCGGAGCTCCGCCGCCGCTGA
- a CDS encoding alkaline phosphatase family protein — translation MTSLRVRPVLAAVVVLAAVLAGFLLAPTDPTRPVSADVAARTINDKHVIAISVDGLNPRALKKLGRAGTPNLHRLIKDEGAGTVNARAQLELTITLPNHTSMVTGRRIKAGKGGHGVTWNDDTVTKTVQQAAGHDVDSVFTQVHAAGGTTAVYATKSKFWLFERSWPKAVDKNVIQVEKNGAVVKALRDDLATSPASFSFVHLGKPDQMGHKFGWMTPKYLRAVAKMDKLIGTIIAQVESSPSLRTSTVIVLTSDHGGVPGTKNHVWKKNREDYRVPFAIWGAGVDRADLYAINPHRAAPGRSRPNAKADPQPIRNGEVANVSLDILGVDAVPGSLWDAAQDLAWK, via the coding sequence GTGACCTCGCTTCGTGTTCGTCCCGTCCTGGCCGCCGTCGTCGTGCTCGCCGCGGTGCTGGCCGGCTTCCTGCTGGCCCCGACCGACCCGACCCGTCCGGTCTCGGCCGACGTCGCGGCCCGCACGATCAACGACAAGCACGTGATCGCGATCTCGGTCGACGGGCTCAACCCGCGCGCGCTGAAGAAGCTGGGCCGGGCGGGTACGCCGAACCTGCACCGGCTGATCAAGGACGAGGGCGCCGGCACGGTCAACGCCCGCGCCCAGCTGGAGCTGACGATCACCCTGCCCAACCACACCAGCATGGTCACGGGCCGCCGGATCAAGGCCGGCAAGGGCGGGCACGGCGTGACCTGGAACGACGACACGGTGACCAAGACCGTGCAGCAGGCCGCCGGCCACGACGTCGACTCGGTGTTCACGCAGGTCCACGCCGCGGGCGGCACGACCGCCGTGTACGCCACCAAGTCGAAGTTCTGGCTGTTCGAGCGGTCCTGGCCCAAGGCGGTCGACAAGAACGTCATCCAGGTCGAGAAGAACGGCGCCGTCGTCAAGGCGCTGCGCGACGACCTCGCCACCAGCCCCGCGTCGTTCTCGTTCGTCCACCTCGGCAAACCCGACCAGATGGGCCACAAGTTCGGCTGGATGACGCCGAAGTACCTGCGCGCCGTGGCGAAGATGGACAAGCTGATCGGCACGATCATCGCCCAGGTCGAGTCCTCGCCGTCGCTGCGCACGTCGACCGTGATCGTGCTGACCTCCGACCACGGCGGCGTACCCGGCACGAAGAACCACGTGTGGAAGAAGAACCGCGAGGACTACCGCGTGCCGTTCGCGATCTGGGGCGCGGGCGTCGACCGGGCCGACCTGTACGCCATCAACCCCCACCGCGCCGCCCCCGGCCGCAGCCGCCCCAACGCCAAGGCGGACCCCCAGCCGATCCGCAACGGCGAGGTCGCCAACGTCAGCCTCGACATCCTCGGCGTCGACGCCGTCCCCGGCAGCCTGTGGGACGCCGCCCAGGACCTCGCCTGGAAGTGA
- a CDS encoding Bug family tripartite tricarboxylate transporter substrate binding protein, with product MHRLHRLVALVVALALGALVSGCGVTRGSDDPSNRRLRMMIPNSVGGGYDLTGRAAARALEDNDLTGRFEITNVQGASGTVAMQRLINEKGADDLMMLMGLGVVGAVYTNKSSATPLKMTPIARLVEEQEGILVPADSPFETVGDLVEAWRGDPSGLTVGGGSGNGGPDHLFPMQLADTIGIDPRKVNYISYDGGGPLTTALLGAKIDVGMSGLGEFEGQIEEGKLRVLAVSGDERLEGIDAPTLTESGVDLVFTNWRGVLAPPGITDEQRDYLTDLLTEMHGTEEWKEALAANGWTDNFATGKEFEDFLAEQDDRVADTLKELGLA from the coding sequence ATGCATCGCCTGCATCGCCTCGTGGCGCTCGTCGTCGCACTGGCGCTCGGCGCACTCGTCAGCGGCTGCGGCGTCACCCGCGGCTCGGACGACCCCAGCAACCGGCGGCTGCGGATGATGATCCCCAACAGCGTCGGCGGCGGCTACGACCTCACCGGCCGCGCGGCCGCGCGGGCGCTGGAGGACAACGACCTCACCGGCCGCTTCGAGATCACCAACGTGCAGGGCGCCAGCGGCACCGTCGCCATGCAGCGGCTGATCAACGAGAAGGGCGCCGACGACCTCATGATGCTCATGGGGCTCGGCGTCGTGGGCGCGGTCTACACGAACAAGTCCAGCGCCACACCGCTGAAGATGACGCCGATCGCCCGGCTGGTCGAGGAGCAGGAGGGCATCCTGGTCCCCGCCGACTCGCCGTTCGAGACGGTCGGCGACCTGGTCGAGGCGTGGCGCGGGGACCCCAGCGGCCTCACCGTGGGCGGCGGCTCCGGCAACGGCGGCCCCGACCACCTCTTCCCGATGCAGCTGGCCGACACCATCGGCATCGACCCGAGGAAGGTCAACTACATCTCGTACGACGGCGGCGGCCCCCTCACGACCGCGCTCCTCGGCGCGAAGATCGACGTCGGCATGTCCGGTCTCGGCGAGTTCGAGGGCCAGATCGAGGAGGGCAAGCTGCGCGTGCTGGCGGTGTCCGGCGACGAGCGCCTCGAGGGCATCGACGCCCCCACCCTCACCGAGTCCGGCGTCGACCTCGTCTTCACCAACTGGCGCGGGGTGCTCGCTCCGCCCGGCATCACCGACGAGCAGCGCGACTACCTGACCGACCTCCTCACCGAGATGCACGGGACCGAGGAGTGGAAGGAAGCGCTCGCCGCCAACGGCTGGACCGACAACTTCGCCACCGGCAAGGAGTTCGAGGACTTCCTCGCCGAGCAGGACGACCGCGTCGCCGACACCCTCAAGGAGCTGGGACTCGCATGA
- a CDS encoding MBL fold metallo-hydrolase — protein MTGDSIDAGVAPATTALRVPPAERSVKVTVVGCSGSYPGPDSPASCYLVQATDALRTWSLVLDMGNGALGALQRYVDPLQVDAVFISHLHADHCVDMTSYYVLRKYHPTGTQPKIPVWGPKGTAKRLAKAYDLPRKPGMREEFSFRVYGDPIEIGPFRVEPYEVDHPVPAYGLRVSAFDKVLAYSGDTGPTPALLDIAADADLFLCEASFRSCDENPPSLHLTGAEAGEVATKAGVKRLVVTHVPPWHDAQTMLTEAAAAYDGPTELAAQGTVYEL, from the coding sequence TTGACAGGTGACAGCATCGACGCCGGGGTCGCGCCGGCGACGACGGCGCTGCGGGTGCCGCCGGCGGAGCGCTCGGTGAAGGTGACGGTCGTCGGCTGCTCGGGCTCCTATCCCGGCCCCGACTCGCCCGCGAGCTGCTATCTGGTCCAGGCCACCGACGCGCTGCGCACCTGGAGCCTCGTGCTCGACATGGGCAACGGCGCGCTGGGCGCCCTGCAGCGCTACGTCGACCCGCTCCAGGTCGACGCCGTCTTCATCAGCCACCTGCACGCCGACCACTGTGTCGACATGACCAGCTACTACGTGCTCCGCAAGTACCATCCCACCGGCACCCAGCCGAAGATCCCCGTCTGGGGGCCCAAGGGCACCGCCAAGCGGCTCGCCAAGGCCTACGACCTGCCCCGCAAGCCCGGCATGCGCGAGGAGTTCTCGTTCCGCGTCTACGGCGACCCGATCGAGATCGGACCCTTCCGCGTCGAGCCTTACGAGGTCGACCACCCGGTGCCGGCGTACGGCCTGCGGGTCTCGGCCTTCGACAAGGTCCTCGCCTATAGCGGCGACACCGGCCCCACGCCGGCTCTGCTCGACATCGCCGCTGACGCCGACCTGTTCCTCTGCGAGGCGTCCTTCCGCTCCTGCGACGAGAACCCCCCGAGCCTCCACCTCACCGGCGCCGAGGCCGGCGAGGTCGCGACCAAGGCCGGCGTGAAGCGCCTCGTCGTCACCCACGTGCCGCCGTGGCACGACGCCCAGACCATGCTCACCGAGGCCGCCGCGGCGTACGACGGGCCGACCGAGCTCGCCGCGCAGGGGACGGTCTACGAGCTCTGA
- the murI gene encoding glutamate racemase, whose protein sequence is MTTTTTPTPYAERVRHLDHPDLRVDVDAPIGIFDSGFGGLTVARSVIDQLPHESITYVGDTARQPYGPKPIGEVREYALECLDHLVHQGVKALVIACNSASAAMLRDARERYDVPVVEVIYPATRRAVAATRNGRIGVICTRSTAESMAYDDAFAAAPQLSLTTRACPRFVDFVEAGVTGGDELIAVAHEYLDPLTELDVDTLILGCTHYPLLTGVISYVMGDDVTLVSSAEECAKDVYRMLADTGLMRPTGVPSYSFATTGSPAEFETIGRRFLGPELVAAGQFAGGVR, encoded by the coding sequence ATGACGACCACGACCACCCCGACGCCGTACGCTGAGCGGGTGCGGCACCTGGACCACCCCGACCTCCGCGTCGACGTCGACGCCCCGATCGGGATCTTCGACTCGGGCTTCGGGGGTCTCACCGTGGCTCGCTCGGTCATCGACCAGCTGCCCCACGAGTCGATCACGTACGTCGGCGACACGGCCCGCCAGCCCTACGGCCCGAAGCCGATCGGCGAGGTCCGCGAGTACGCCCTCGAGTGCCTCGACCACCTCGTCCACCAGGGCGTGAAGGCCCTCGTCATCGCCTGCAACTCCGCGAGCGCGGCGATGCTCCGCGACGCCCGCGAGCGGTACGACGTCCCCGTGGTCGAGGTGATCTACCCGGCCACCCGGCGCGCCGTCGCCGCCACCCGCAACGGCCGGATCGGCGTCATCTGCACCCGCTCGACCGCCGAGTCGATGGCCTACGACGACGCCTTCGCCGCCGCTCCCCAGCTCTCCCTCACCACGCGGGCCTGCCCGCGCTTCGTCGACTTCGTGGAGGCGGGGGTGACCGGCGGCGACGAGCTCATCGCCGTCGCCCACGAGTACCTCGACCCGCTCACCGAGCTCGACGTCGACACCCTGATCCTCGGCTGCACCCACTACCCGCTGCTGACCGGCGTCATCTCCTACGTGATGGGCGACGACGTCACGCTGGTGAGCAGTGCGGAGGAGTGCGCCAAGGACGTGTACCGGATGCTGGCCGACACCGGCCTCATGCGGCCGACCGGCGTGCCGTCGTACTCCTTCGCGACGACGGGCTCGCCGGCGGAGTTCGAGACGATCGGGCGACGGTTCCTCGGGCCCGAGCTCGTGGCGGCAGGACAGTTCGCAGGGGGTGTGCGTTGA
- a CDS encoding sensor histidine kinase, with protein sequence MVVVVATGRLLRWRRGELTLAAKVLLLQLAVIAVLLTAVGVLSIRQSNADFAEERGAQMRSVAEYVAVQDLVRTELEDVRGGAELWQVAADLTSYAERGVRLSGATDVLVVGPEGTVLAATDAGRVGERADLGGGEVGSGRGGTTDVHAGGERRVAAYAPVIADTPGDNRAVGAVVAEAAYPSLADQLAEAVPDLGLFLGLGALLGVAGTWLVARVVRRSTRGLGTTELANLADHREALLHAIREGVVGVGTDGRVTAMNDAARATLGLDGGPDPVGRRVDDLGLDPHVVALLTGEGADVRDALALVGTRVVVFNRGDASSGGRGIGTVTTLRDRTELVSLQSQLSSNLSITDTLRAQTHEFDNRLHTISGLVQLGEYDEVAALVGTLTRHRAEVGEQVAKRLADPAVAALVVAKHAVAEERGVTLELDPGSRLPALASDESADLTTVLGNLVDNAVDACAGRPDALVELWVLADDTAVHVRVRDNGPGIPGDLRDAIFVRGFSTKQEVLGGRGIGLPLVRLICAQRGGEVVVDDALSEGGGGAEFRVVLPIGGDVGQDGRP encoded by the coding sequence GTGGTCGTTGTGGTCGCGACCGGGAGACTGCTGAGGTGGCGCCGCGGCGAGCTCACCCTCGCGGCGAAGGTGCTGCTGCTCCAGCTGGCCGTGATCGCGGTGCTGCTGACCGCCGTCGGTGTGCTCAGCATCCGGCAGTCCAACGCCGACTTCGCCGAGGAGCGGGGCGCGCAGATGCGCTCGGTGGCGGAGTACGTCGCCGTGCAGGACCTGGTCCGCACCGAGCTCGAGGACGTGCGCGGCGGTGCGGAGCTGTGGCAGGTGGCGGCCGACCTGACGTCGTACGCCGAGCGCGGGGTGCGCCTCTCCGGCGCGACCGACGTCCTCGTCGTCGGTCCCGAGGGCACCGTCCTCGCGGCGACCGATGCCGGCAGGGTGGGCGAGCGGGCCGATCTCGGGGGCGGCGAGGTCGGCAGCGGTCGCGGCGGCACGACCGACGTCCACGCGGGCGGGGAGCGGCGGGTGGCCGCCTACGCCCCGGTCATCGCGGACACGCCGGGGGACAACCGGGCCGTGGGCGCCGTCGTCGCCGAGGCCGCCTACCCCTCGCTGGCCGACCAGCTCGCCGAGGCGGTGCCCGACCTCGGCCTGTTCCTCGGCCTCGGCGCGCTGCTCGGCGTGGCCGGCACCTGGCTGGTCGCGCGCGTCGTACGCCGCTCCACCCGGGGCCTCGGCACCACCGAGCTCGCCAACCTCGCCGACCACCGGGAGGCGCTGCTGCACGCCATCCGCGAGGGCGTCGTGGGCGTCGGCACCGATGGCCGGGTGACCGCGATGAACGACGCCGCCCGCGCCACCCTCGGCCTGGACGGCGGTCCCGACCCGGTCGGCCGGCGGGTCGACGACCTCGGCCTGGACCCGCACGTCGTCGCGCTGCTGACCGGCGAGGGCGCCGACGTCCGCGACGCACTGGCGCTGGTCGGCACCCGGGTCGTGGTGTTCAACCGCGGCGACGCCTCCTCGGGCGGCCGCGGCATCGGCACCGTCACCACGCTCCGCGACCGCACCGAGCTGGTGTCGCTGCAGAGCCAGCTCAGCTCCAACCTCTCCATCACCGACACCCTGCGCGCGCAGACCCACGAGTTCGACAACCGGCTGCACACCATCTCCGGGCTGGTCCAGCTCGGGGAGTACGACGAGGTGGCCGCCCTCGTCGGCACGCTCACCCGGCACCGGGCCGAGGTGGGGGAGCAGGTCGCGAAGCGGCTCGCCGACCCGGCCGTCGCCGCGCTCGTCGTCGCCAAGCACGCCGTTGCCGAGGAGCGCGGCGTGACCCTCGAGCTCGACCCGGGCTCGCGGCTCCCCGCCCTCGCCTCCGACGAGAGCGCCGACCTCACCACGGTGCTCGGCAACCTGGTCGACAACGCCGTCGACGCCTGCGCCGGCCGGCCGGACGCGCTGGTCGAGCTGTGGGTGCTCGCCGACGACACGGCGGTCCACGTCCGGGTCCGCGACAACGGTCCGGGCATCCCCGGCGACCTGCGCGACGCCATCTTCGTGCGCGGCTTCTCCACCAAGCAGGAGGTGCTCGGCGGGCGGGGGATCGGGCTGCCGCTGGTCCGGCTGATCTGCGCCCAGCGCGGTGGCGAGGTGGTCGTCGACGACGCCCTCTCGGAGGGTGGCGGGGGAGCGGAGTTCCGCGTGGTGCTGCCCATCGGCGGCGATGTCGGCCAGGATGGGCGACCGTGA
- a CDS encoding Mov34/MPN/PAD-1 family protein yields the protein MLRIDQATYDAIVEHAKRDHPVEACGMVAGPLGSDRPARLIEMVNAAGSPTFYEYDSTDLLRLYRELDDRDEEPVVIYHSHSATEAYPSVTDIDLASEPGAHYVLVSTREHGNNPGPVEFRSYRIVDGVVTEEEVVVAAHDTAEETS from the coding sequence GTGTTGCGCATCGACCAGGCGACGTACGACGCCATCGTGGAGCACGCCAAGCGGGACCACCCGGTCGAGGCGTGCGGGATGGTCGCGGGCCCCCTCGGCAGCGATCGTCCCGCCCGGCTGATCGAGATGGTCAACGCCGCCGGCAGCCCGACGTTCTACGAGTACGACTCGACGGATCTGCTCCGCCTCTACCGGGAGCTGGACGACCGCGACGAGGAGCCGGTGGTGATCTACCACTCGCACTCCGCGACCGAGGCGTACCCCAGCGTCACCGACATCGACCTGGCGAGCGAGCCCGGCGCCCACTACGTGCTCGTCAGCACGCGTGAGCACGGGAATAACCCGGGGCCCGTGGAGTTCAGGTCGTACAGAATCGTCGACGGCGTCGTGACCGAGGAAGAGGTCGTCGTCGCCGCCCATGACACCGCAGAGGAGACCAGCTGA
- a CDS encoding acyl-CoA desaturase encodes MTAIEDRPEPQAPKATMGDDTQGFWERFALALFIAVPFVAFLAAIPVAWGGWLGWSDVAITFVMYGLTLHGVTVGYHRLFTHKSFKPNRAVKITFAILGSMAVEGPVIRWVADHRKHHKFSDKEGDPHSPWRYGNSMRGLTKGFVWAHVGWLFDPEQTPIDKYAPDLAKDRDLVRISRLFWLWVLTSILLPPLLGLLLTWSWQGALTAFFWGTVVRIGLIHHVTWSINSICHTLGERPFASRDFSGNVWWLAIPSGGESWHNLHHADPTSARHGVKRFQLDTSARVIWVLEKLGWVGDVRWPTPERIRAKSVTPAA; translated from the coding sequence GTGACCGCGATCGAGGACCGCCCCGAACCGCAGGCCCCCAAGGCGACCATGGGTGACGACACCCAGGGATTCTGGGAACGGTTCGCGCTCGCGCTCTTCATCGCCGTCCCGTTCGTCGCCTTCCTCGCCGCGATCCCGGTGGCGTGGGGCGGCTGGCTCGGCTGGAGCGACGTGGCCATCACGTTCGTGATGTACGGGCTGACGCTGCACGGCGTGACGGTCGGCTACCACCGGCTCTTCACCCACAAGTCCTTCAAGCCCAACCGGGCGGTGAAGATCACCTTCGCGATCCTCGGCTCGATGGCGGTCGAGGGGCCGGTGATCCGCTGGGTCGCCGACCACCGCAAGCACCACAAGTTCTCCGACAAGGAGGGCGACCCGCACTCGCCGTGGCGCTACGGCAACAGCATGCGCGGGCTGACGAAGGGCTTCGTCTGGGCCCACGTCGGCTGGCTGTTCGACCCCGAGCAGACGCCGATCGACAAGTACGCGCCGGACCTCGCCAAGGACCGCGACCTGGTCCGGATCTCGCGGCTGTTCTGGCTGTGGGTGCTGACGTCGATCCTCCTCCCGCCGCTGCTCGGCCTGCTGCTCACCTGGTCGTGGCAGGGCGCGCTGACCGCGTTCTTCTGGGGCACCGTGGTCCGGATCGGCCTGATCCACCACGTCACCTGGTCGATCAACTCGATCTGCCACACCCTCGGCGAGCGGCCCTTCGCCTCCCGGGACTTCTCCGGCAACGTCTGGTGGCTGGCGATCCCGTCGGGCGGCGAGTCCTGGCACAACCTCCACCACGCCGACCCCACCTCCGCCCGGCACGGCGTGAAGCGCTTCCAGCTCGACACCTCGGCCCGGGTGATCTGGGTGCTGGAGAAGCTCGGCTGGGTGGGCGACGTCCGCTGGCCCACGCCCGAGCGGATCCGGGCCAAGTCGGTCACGCCCGCCGCTTGA
- a CDS encoding MoaD/ThiS family protein — translation MAIEVRIPTILRTYTGGEKAVTADGATLSALIDSLEAGHPGIKDRLIEGGDLRRFVNIYINDEDVRFIGSLEAELSDGDQVVILPAVAGGAR, via the coding sequence ATGGCCATCGAGGTCCGGATCCCGACCATCCTGCGCACCTACACGGGTGGCGAGAAGGCGGTCACCGCCGACGGTGCCACGCTGAGCGCGCTGATCGACTCCCTCGAGGCCGGCCACCCCGGCATCAAGGACCGCCTGATCGAGGGCGGCGACCTGCGGCGGTTCGTCAACATCTACATCAACGACGAGGACGTGCGCTTCATCGGCAGCCTCGAGGCCGAGCTCTCCGACGGCGACCAGGTCGTCATCCTGCCGGCCGTCGCCGGCGGCGCGCGCTGA
- a CDS encoding response regulator: MSRSLRVLVVDDDFMVARIHGRFVERTDGFEVAGTARTGAEALELAAALQPDLVLLDVHLPDLSGLEVLERLRGGGRDVAVVMVTAERGAAAVRAALHGGAMQYLVKPFEYDDLADRLRRVAATLATLTGPGGDRAEEADPEVDQATIDRAFGAGRPVDVPASLPKGLSPETADLVLDAARAAGEISASETAEALGLSRVTARRYLEHFVDTGTAEVRLRYGGTGRPERRYRVAP, from the coding sequence GTGAGCCGGAGCCTGCGCGTGCTGGTCGTCGACGACGATTTCATGGTCGCGCGCATCCACGGGCGGTTCGTCGAGCGGACCGACGGCTTCGAGGTCGCCGGCACCGCCCGTACCGGCGCCGAGGCGCTGGAGCTCGCCGCCGCCCTGCAGCCCGACCTGGTCCTCCTCGACGTCCACCTGCCCGACCTCTCCGGCCTCGAGGTGCTCGAGCGGCTGCGCGGCGGCGGCCGGGACGTCGCCGTCGTGATGGTCACCGCCGAGCGCGGCGCCGCCGCCGTCCGCGCCGCCCTCCACGGCGGCGCGATGCAGTACCTCGTCAAGCCCTTCGAGTACGACGATCTGGCCGACCGCCTGCGCCGGGTCGCCGCCACCCTCGCCACCCTGACCGGCCCCGGCGGCGACCGGGCCGAGGAGGCCGACCCGGAGGTCGACCAGGCCACGATCGACCGGGCCTTCGGCGCGGGCCGGCCTGTCGACGTACCGGCGTCGTTGCCGAAGGGGCTGAGCCCGGAGACCGCCGACCTCGTGCTCGACGCCGCGCGGGCCGCGGGCGAGATCTCCGCGTCGGAGACCGCGGAGGCGCTCGGCCTGTCCCGGGTGACCGCCCGCCGCTATCTCGAGCACTTCGTCGACACCGGCACGGCCGAGGTCCGGCTGCGGTATGGCGGCACCGGGCGTCCGGAACGGCGCTACCGGGTCGCTCCCTGA
- a CDS encoding type II toxin-antitoxin system VapC family toxin: MTAVVDASALAELVANTPRAAAIDGQLSPHAGDLHLPHLAVVETASVLRGWARSQQIDPQRAVAALEDLAVFPARRWAIDDLLPRMWALRDNLTAYDATYLALAESLDATLVTCDDRLRKGATRHTTATIVVP; this comes from the coding sequence GTGACCGCTGTCGTCGATGCGTCGGCTCTCGCCGAGCTGGTCGCGAACACGCCACGGGCGGCTGCGATCGACGGCCAGCTCTCACCGCATGCCGGCGACCTGCATCTCCCCCATCTGGCCGTAGTCGAGACGGCGTCCGTGCTGCGCGGCTGGGCACGCAGCCAGCAGATTGACCCGCAACGTGCTGTCGCCGCGCTCGAGGATCTCGCGGTGTTCCCGGCGCGGCGCTGGGCGATCGACGACCTGCTGCCCCGGATGTGGGCGCTCCGCGACAACCTGACTGCCTACGACGCGACCTACCTGGCCTTGGCAGAGAGCCTCGACGCCACCCTGGTGACCTGCGACGACCGTCTGCGCAAGGGCGCAACGAGGCACACGACCGCGACCATCGTCGTACCGTGA
- a CDS encoding PLP-dependent cysteine synthase family protein, whose translation MTRYDSLLASVGSTPLVGLPRLSAPFNTAGAPEVRIWAKLEDRNPTGSIKDRPALKMIEDAEKDGVLRPGCTILEPTSGNTGISIAMAAKLKGYRTVFVMPENTSEERRQLLRMWGAEIVSSPAAGGSNEAVRVAKQIAAEHPDWVMLYQYGNAANALAHEEGTGPEILADLPSITHFVAGLGTTGTLMGVSRFFRRAKPEVRIVAAEPRYGELVYGLRNLDEGFVPELYDAELIDSRFSVGPRDAVRRVRELLELEGIFAGISTGAILHAALGQAAKAAKAGESADIAFVVADGGWKYLSTGAYEGTIDEAEDRLEGQLWA comes from the coding sequence ATGACCCGCTACGACAGCCTGCTCGCCTCCGTCGGCAGTACGCCGCTGGTGGGCCTTCCGCGGCTGTCGGCGCCGTTCAACACCGCGGGCGCGCCGGAGGTGCGGATCTGGGCGAAGCTGGAGGACCGCAACCCCACCGGCTCGATCAAGGACCGCCCGGCCCTGAAGATGATCGAGGACGCCGAGAAGGACGGCGTGCTCCGTCCCGGCTGCACGATCCTCGAGCCGACGTCCGGCAACACCGGCATCTCGATCGCGATGGCGGCCAAGCTCAAGGGCTACCGCACCGTCTTCGTGATGCCGGAGAACACCTCCGAGGAGCGGCGCCAGCTGCTGCGGATGTGGGGCGCCGAGATCGTCTCCTCGCCCGCGGCCGGCGGCTCCAACGAGGCCGTCCGCGTCGCCAAGCAGATCGCCGCCGAGCATCCCGACTGGGTGATGCTCTACCAGTACGGCAACGCCGCCAACGCGCTCGCCCACGAGGAGGGCACCGGTCCCGAGATCCTCGCCGACCTGCCCTCGATCACCCACTTCGTCGCCGGTCTCGGCACGACCGGGACGCTGATGGGCGTCTCCCGCTTCTTCCGCCGCGCGAAGCCCGAGGTCCGCATCGTCGCCGCCGAGCCGCGCTACGGCGAGCTCGTCTACGGCCTGCGCAATCTCGACGAGGGCTTCGTCCCGGAGCTGTACGACGCCGAGCTGATCGACAGCCGCTTCTCGGTCGGCCCCCGCGACGCCGTACGCCGGGTGCGGGAGCTGCTCGAGCTCGAGGGCATCTTCGCCGGCATCTCCACCGGCGCGATCCTGCACGCCGCGCTCGGCCAGGCCGCGAAGGCGGCGAAGGCCGGCGAGAGCGCCGACATCGCGTTCGTGGTGGCCGACGGCGGCTGGAAGTATCTCTCCACCGGCGCCTACGAGGGCACCATCGACGAGGCCGAGGACCGGCTGGAAGGCCAGCTCTGGGCGTGA
- a CDS encoding FitA-like ribbon-helix-helix domain-containing protein, with amino-acid sequence MSTLQVRNVSDDLRRILKERAARKGMSLSDYVRSELARTAAQPTYEEWLDRVRLRGATSPDVSAADLVRADRDR; translated from the coding sequence ATGTCGACGCTTCAGGTCCGCAATGTGTCCGACGACCTGCGCCGCATCCTCAAGGAGCGCGCCGCACGGAAGGGAATGAGCCTGTCCGACTATGTGCGGTCGGAGCTCGCGCGGACCGCCGCACAGCCGACCTACGAGGAATGGCTCGACCGCGTCCGGCTGCGCGGCGCCACGTCACCCGACGTGAGCGCAGCCGACCTGGTCCGGGCCGACCGCGACCGGTGA